In Calonectris borealis chromosome 20, bCalBor7.hap1.2, whole genome shotgun sequence, a genomic segment contains:
- the GCGR gene encoding glucagon receptor produces MSQPRLLSLLLLLLCCQGPSAQITDFLFENWKVYSEECHRNMSHLPAPTELVCNRTFDKFSCWPDTLPNSTASVPCPWFLPWYQKVKHRHVFKTCGPDGQWVTGPRGQSLRDARQCELDAEDLEAQEKFAKTYGSFRVMYTVGYSVSLCALLLALALLLGFSKLHCMRNYIHMNLFASFILKGVSVLVIDALLKTHYSDKIDDYNVHIWLSDEAAAGCRAATVFMQYGIVANYCWLLVEGIYLHNLLVVAVFSERSYFTLYLCIGWGAPVLFLIPWVIVKFLYENIQCWTTNNNMGFWWILRFPVFLAILINFFIFIRIIQILVSKLRAHQMRYTDYKFRLAKSTLTLIPLLGIHEVVFAFVTDEHAQGTLRYVKLFFDLFLSSFQGMLVAILYCFVNKEVQGELLKRWQRWKLGKDLAEEYKHTYSHAPSARNGAGSACEKHQLVSGCTNGLGRTPAAVRPSTHYLERTGRSTAEHLALGDRHHCYEFPETTAESHF; encoded by the exons ATGTCCCAGCCACgtctcctcagcctcctgctgctgctgctctgctgccag GGCCCTTCTGCCCAGATCACGGATTTCCTCTTCGAGAACTGGAAGGTGTACAGCGAGGAGTGCCACCGCAACATGAGCCACCTGCCTGCGCCCACAG AGCTGGTCTGTAACCGCACCTTCGACAAGTTCTCCTGCTGGCCCGACACGCTGCCCAACAGCACTGCCAGCGTCCCCTGCCCCTGGTTCCTGCCCTGGTACCAGAAAG TGAAGCACAGACACGTCTTCAAGACCTGTGGGCCGGACGGGCAGTGGGTGACAGGCCCCCGTGGACAGTCCCTGCGCGATGCCAGGCAGTGTGAGCTCGATGCTGAGGACCTGGAGGCGCag gaAAAATTTGCCAAGACCTACGGCAGCTTCAGGGTGATGTACACCGTGGGCTACTCAGTGTCACTGTGTGCGCTGCTCCtcgccctggccctgctgctgggtTTCAG CAAGCTGCACTGCATGAGGAACTACATCCACATGAACCTCTTCGCCTCCTTCATCCTAAAGGGCGTCTCCGTGCTGGTCATCGATGCCCTGCTCAAGACCCACTACAGCGACAAGATCGACGACTACAACGTGCACATCTGGCTGAGTGATGAG GCGGCTGCAGGCTGCCGGGCGGCCACAGTCTTCATGCAGTATGGCATCGTGGCCAACTACTGCTGGCTGCTGGTGGAGGGCATCTACCTGCACAACCTCCTGGTGGTGGCTGTTTTCTCCGAGAGGAGCTACTTCACCCTCTACCTGTGCATCGGCTGGG GGGCACCCGTGCTGTTCCTCATCCCCTGGGTCATCGTGAAGTTCCTCTATGAAAACATCCA ATGCTGGACCACCAACAACAACATGGGCTTCTGGTGGATCCTTCGCTTTCCTGTGTTCCTGGCCATCCTG ATCAACTTCTTCATCTTCATCcgcatcatccagatccttgtcTCCAAGCTCCGCGCGCACCAGATGCGCTACACCGACTACAAGTTCAG GCTGGCCAAGTCCACGCTGACGCTGATCCCACTGCTGGGCATCCATGAGGTGGTCTTCGCCTTTGTCACGGATGAGCATGCCCAGGGCACCCTGCGCTATGTCAAGCTCTTCTTTGACCTCTTCCTGAGCTCCTTCCAG GGGATGCTGGTGGCCATTCTCTACTGCTTCGTCAACAAGGAG GTGCAGGGAGAGCTGCTAAAGAGGTGGCAGCGCTGGAAGCTGGGGAAGGACCTGGCGGAGGAGTACAAGCACACCTACAGCCACGCGCCCAGCGCCCGCAACGGCGCCGGCAGTGCCTGCGAGAAGCATCAGCTGGTGAGCGGCTGCACCAATGGGCTGGGGCGCACCCCGGCCGCTGTGCGccccagcacccactacctcgAGAGGACCGGCCGCAGCACTGCCGAGCACCTCGCCCTGGGGGACCGGCACCACTGCTATGAGTTCCCCGAGACCACGGCCGAGAGCCACTTCTGA